In Micromonospora sp. NBC_01813, the following are encoded in one genomic region:
- a CDS encoding ABC transporter permease: MIRLLRGQSLPMLTLRRLASVPLVLFVLASLVFLAIRRLPGSPSSTLAVTGTQGLTAEQISANEARINEALGLDRPIWEQYLTYLGDLAQLDLGRSFYGGNNVLTLLGGALPATIELTVAAMLIAVAIGVVTGVIAALRKDTWVDTATRSIATVSFSLPWFALGVLSIVIFGVWLRWMPVLGRLPSQLDYRPTTNFVLLDAILQDRPELVWPWLQYLILPATTLALAMAGFITRIVRASVLEVLSDDFVRTARMKGLRERTILRRHVLRNAGLPIVTVLGLQFGSLLGGSVITETVFSYPGVGNLLVSSVLQRDYPVVQGAALAIALLFVLVNAAVDLFYLVLDPRLRKG; the protein is encoded by the coding sequence ATGATCCGCCTGCTGCGCGGCCAGTCGCTGCCGATGCTGACCCTGCGTCGGCTGGCCAGCGTGCCGCTGGTGCTGTTCGTCCTGGCGTCGCTGGTGTTCCTGGCCATCCGTCGACTGCCCGGTTCGCCGTCGTCGACCCTGGCGGTCACCGGCACCCAGGGCCTCACCGCCGAGCAGATCTCCGCCAACGAGGCCCGGATCAACGAAGCGCTCGGCCTGGACCGGCCGATCTGGGAGCAGTACCTCACCTACCTCGGTGACCTGGCCCAGCTCGACCTCGGCCGGTCGTTCTACGGCGGCAACAACGTGCTGACCCTGCTCGGCGGGGCGCTGCCGGCCACCATCGAGCTGACCGTGGCGGCGATGCTGATCGCGGTCGCGATCGGGGTGGTCACCGGGGTGATCGCCGCGTTGCGCAAGGACACCTGGGTGGACACCGCCACCCGGTCCATCGCCACGGTCAGTTTCTCGCTGCCCTGGTTCGCCCTCGGTGTACTCAGCATCGTGATCTTCGGGGTCTGGCTGCGCTGGATGCCGGTGCTCGGCCGGCTGCCCAGCCAGCTCGACTACCGACCCACCACCAACTTCGTGCTGCTCGACGCGATCCTGCAGGACCGCCCCGAGCTGGTCTGGCCCTGGCTGCAGTACCTGATCCTGCCGGCCACCACCCTGGCCCTGGCGATGGCCGGGTTCATCACCCGGATCGTGCGCGCCTCGGTGCTGGAGGTGCTCAGCGACGACTTCGTGCGTACCGCCCGGATGAAAGGGCTGCGGGAGCGGACCATCCTGCGCCGGCACGTGCTGCGCAACGCAGGCCTGCCCATCGTCACCGTGCTCGGACTGCAGTTCGGCTCGCTGCTCGGCGGCTCGGTGATCACCGAAACCGTCTTCTCCTACCCCGGGGTCGGCAACCTGCTGGTCAGTTCGGTGCTGCAACGCGACTACCCGGTGGTGCAGGGTGCCGCGCTGGCCATCGCGCTGCTGTTCGTGCTGGTCAACGCCGCTGTCGACCTGTTCTACCTGGTCCTCGATCCACGCCTGCGGAAGGGATGA
- a CDS encoding alpha/beta hydrolase — MDIVLVHGAGGTPSTWSRVAPLLRAAGHQVHLVTNPMNSLREDVANTTGVLDDCAGPVLLVGHSYGGVVITNVGRDERVAGLVYICAFAPDEGESVQDIIGRYPPAEVSKHMRRGPDGEWFSDHSPEYWAEIGWDVPEDERASFDADSRPSADAIFAEATGVPAWRARPAWYLVAAQDKTLRTDIQRDMAARSGATISEITGSHFTPRVWPREVADLVERASASLTGAPR; from the coding sequence ATGGATATCGTGCTGGTGCATGGAGCCGGCGGCACCCCGAGCACCTGGTCACGCGTCGCGCCACTGCTGCGGGCCGCCGGGCACCAGGTGCACCTGGTCACCAACCCGATGAACTCGCTGCGCGAGGACGTCGCCAACACCACCGGCGTCCTCGACGACTGCGCCGGCCCGGTGCTGCTGGTCGGCCACTCCTACGGCGGCGTGGTGATCACCAACGTCGGCCGCGACGAGCGCGTCGCCGGCCTCGTCTACATCTGCGCGTTCGCCCCCGACGAAGGCGAGTCGGTGCAGGACATCATCGGGCGCTACCCGCCGGCCGAGGTCAGCAAGCACATGCGACGCGGACCCGACGGCGAATGGTTCTCCGACCACAGCCCCGAGTACTGGGCGGAGATCGGCTGGGACGTGCCCGAGGACGAACGGGCCAGCTTCGACGCCGACTCCCGGCCCAGCGCCGACGCCATCTTCGCCGAGGCGACCGGCGTACCGGCCTGGCGGGCCAGGCCCGCCTGGTACCTGGTCGCCGCGCAGGACAAGACGCTACGCACGGACATCCAACGGGACATGGCCGCCCGGTCCGGCGCCACCATCTCCGAGATCACCGGCAGCCACTTCACCCCCCGGGTCTGGCCCCGCGAGGTCGCCGACCTGGTCGAGCGGGCCTCCGCCAGCCTCACCGGAGCGCCCCGGTGA
- a CDS encoding ABC transporter ATP-binding protein gives MTSVPESSAPATDHRPVLTVRGLRVEFDVPAGRLPAVAGVDLDLYAGEILALVGESGSGKSALAMSLVGLNRAAGTHITGEVHFGGQNLVAASEGTLRRVRGRDISVVFQDALAALNPLQRAGAQVAEMIRTHQRVSRARAWQRAEELLADVGIANPARNARAYPHQLSGGMRQRVMIAVGLANDPTVLIADEPTTALDVTIQAQVLATLKRLQGEHGTSIVLITHDLGVVAEVADRVAVMYGGRIVEQGTRDQVLYDPQHPYTMGLLDSVPRVDGPVADRLPAIPGSPLTGVTRPSGCGFTPRCAFAHDACHTAPPELTRRHGDPGHLDACLLDEPTRAAGRARTAAGRAPADADRAPAQTGGRP, from the coding sequence GTGACCTCCGTCCCGGAGAGCTCCGCCCCGGCGACCGACCACCGGCCCGTGCTCACCGTCCGGGGGCTGCGGGTCGAGTTCGACGTGCCGGCTGGGCGGTTGCCCGCCGTCGCCGGCGTCGACCTCGACCTGTACGCCGGCGAGATCCTCGCCCTGGTCGGCGAATCCGGCTCCGGCAAGTCCGCCCTGGCGATGAGCCTGGTCGGGCTGAACCGGGCAGCCGGCACCCACATCACCGGCGAGGTGCACTTCGGCGGGCAGAACCTGGTCGCCGCCAGCGAGGGCACCCTGCGCCGGGTCCGGGGCCGGGACATCTCCGTCGTCTTCCAGGACGCCCTCGCCGCGCTCAACCCGCTGCAACGGGCCGGCGCACAGGTCGCCGAGATGATCCGTACCCATCAGCGGGTCAGCCGGGCGCGGGCCTGGCAGCGGGCCGAGGAACTCCTCGCCGACGTCGGCATCGCCAACCCGGCCCGCAACGCCCGCGCCTACCCGCATCAGCTCTCCGGCGGCATGCGGCAACGCGTCATGATCGCCGTCGGGCTGGCCAACGATCCGACGGTACTGATCGCCGACGAGCCCACCACCGCCCTCGACGTCACCATTCAGGCCCAGGTGCTGGCCACCCTCAAGCGGCTGCAGGGCGAGCACGGCACCTCCATCGTGCTGATCACCCACGACCTCGGGGTGGTCGCCGAGGTCGCCGACCGGGTCGCCGTCATGTATGGCGGGCGCATCGTCGAGCAGGGCACCCGCGACCAGGTGCTGTACGACCCGCAACACCCGTACACGATGGGGTTGCTCGACTCGGTGCCCCGGGTGGACGGTCCGGTCGCCGACCGGCTGCCGGCCATCCCCGGCAGCCCGCTCACCGGCGTCACCCGCCCGTCCGGCTGCGGCTTCACCCCACGCTGCGCCTTCGCCCACGACGCCTGCCACACCGCCCCACCCGAGCTGACCCGCCGGCACGGCGACCCCGGCCACCTCGACGCCTGCCTGCTCGACGAGCCGACCCGCGCCGCCGGTCGGGCCCGGACAGCGGCCGGCCGTGCTCCCGCCGACGCAGACCGCGCACCCGCGCAAACCGGAGGTCGACCGTGA
- a CDS encoding ABC transporter ATP-binding protein translates to MTGVPLIQLTGLRVEYPGRGGDPVRAVRDVDLEIREGETLGLVGESGCGKSTLGRAILRITEPTAGSIRLLGKEITGLRGTVFRQTRADLQMVFQDPFSSLNPRRRIADSIAEPLLRGRGVSRAEATRAVDDLLDLVGLGRDAGRRHPHEFSGGQRQRIGIARALAPSPRFIVADEPVSALDVSIQAQVVNLLADLTRERGLTMLFISHDLGVVRHIADRIAVMYLGEIIEIADRDTFFAGPAHPYSEALLSAVPTLDRTPGRERIVLAGELPDPAHPPAGCLFHTRCRYAVDRCRTEPPALRHLAPDRTVRCHLPLVPENIPAPSTVTTGGAPR, encoded by the coding sequence GTGACCGGCGTGCCGCTGATCCAGCTGACCGGCCTGCGGGTCGAGTACCCTGGCCGCGGCGGCGACCCGGTCCGTGCCGTGCGCGACGTCGACCTGGAGATCCGCGAAGGCGAAACCCTCGGTCTGGTCGGCGAATCCGGCTGCGGCAAGTCCACCCTCGGCCGGGCCATCCTGCGGATCACCGAACCCACCGCCGGCAGCATCCGGCTGCTCGGCAAGGAGATCACCGGTCTGCGCGGCACCGTGTTCCGGCAGACCCGCGCCGACCTGCAGATGGTCTTCCAGGATCCGTTCAGCTCGCTCAACCCGAGGCGGCGGATCGCCGACAGCATCGCCGAGCCGCTGCTGCGCGGTCGGGGCGTCAGCCGGGCCGAGGCCACCCGCGCCGTCGACGACCTGCTCGACCTCGTCGGGCTCGGCCGCGACGCCGGCCGCCGCCACCCGCACGAATTCTCCGGCGGGCAGCGGCAGCGCATCGGCATCGCCCGCGCGCTCGCCCCGTCGCCCCGGTTCATCGTCGCCGACGAACCCGTCTCCGCCCTCGACGTCTCCATCCAGGCCCAGGTGGTCAACCTGCTCGCCGACCTCACCCGCGAACGCGGCCTGACCATGCTGTTCATCTCGCACGACCTCGGAGTGGTGCGGCACATCGCCGACCGGATCGCCGTCATGTACCTCGGGGAGATCATCGAGATCGCCGACCGGGACACCTTCTTCGCCGGGCCGGCCCACCCGTACAGCGAGGCGCTGCTCTCCGCCGTGCCCACCCTGGACCGGACCCCCGGCCGGGAACGCATCGTGCTCGCCGGCGAACTGCCCGACCCCGCCCACCCGCCGGCCGGCTGCCTGTTCCACACCCGCTGCCGGTACGCCGTCGACCGCTGCCGCACCGAACCCCCGGCGCTGCGGCACCTCGCGCCGGACCGCACCGTCCGCTGCCACCTGCCACTGGTGCCGGAGAACATTCCGGCACCATCGACCGTCACCACCGGAGGCGCACCACGATGA
- a CDS encoding amidohydrolase family protein has product MIIDAYNTTQDVRGRSDYLTGVRPGQAPPPYTPFDPRRILDRMDAAGVDMAMVCSLAQRIENDFIIGLAKAHPDRLFGFGQVRPADDDALDEIARIADAGLKGLKLHPSMHGYHVADHGLLDPVFEACAEHGLMVLINALDDAFCAPLAIEEIAKGHPRVPTIIAHMGAVWNVPEAIIVAERNPHIYLETSATLISDVKRAYARLGPGKILLGSEWPGSDFDLERMKIAKAVPDAADRALVEGGNMAKLLGLTP; this is encoded by the coding sequence ATGATCATCGACGCGTACAACACGACCCAGGACGTCCGGGGCCGATCCGACTACCTCACCGGTGTCCGGCCCGGCCAGGCACCGCCGCCGTACACCCCGTTCGACCCGCGCCGCATCCTGGACCGGATGGACGCCGCCGGGGTCGACATGGCGATGGTCTGCTCGCTGGCCCAGCGGATCGAGAACGACTTCATCATCGGCCTGGCCAAGGCCCACCCGGACCGGCTGTTCGGCTTCGGTCAGGTCCGCCCGGCCGACGACGACGCGCTCGACGAGATCGCCCGCATCGCCGACGCCGGCCTCAAAGGACTCAAACTGCATCCCAGCATGCACGGCTACCACGTGGCCGACCACGGACTGCTCGACCCGGTCTTCGAAGCCTGCGCCGAACACGGGCTGATGGTGCTGATCAACGCCCTCGACGACGCCTTCTGCGCGCCGCTGGCCATCGAGGAGATCGCCAAGGGCCACCCGCGGGTGCCGACGATCATCGCGCACATGGGTGCGGTCTGGAACGTCCCCGAGGCGATCATCGTCGCCGAACGGAACCCGCACATCTACCTGGAGACGTCCGCGACGCTGATCAGCGACGTCAAACGGGCGTACGCCCGACTCGGCCCCGGCAAGATCCTGCTCGGCAGCGAATGGCCCGGCTCCGACTTCGACCTGGAACGGATGAAGATCGCCAAGGCGGTGCCGGACGCCGCCGACCGGGCACTCGTCGAGGGCGGCAACATGGCCAAGCTCCTCGGGCTCACCCCGTGA
- a CDS encoding creatininase family protein: protein MSVPSDSDLDRPALAAELGGPGTPVAWADLTWPEAGQTATAIDSVIIPVGATEQHGPHLPLAVDTLICDAVARDVSALTGVPVVPPIGFGVSASHGDFAGTIALRPETLIAVVEDVIDSLHASGVRQFILLNGHIWNSGSLDVSAEKLRVRHRDSRVRALAYVTMYPGPEVDGHVYYGRGLMHANYFETSVMLHLYPDLVRMAKATSHRDVDSFWDYRMDQVSDTGVWGRDVTDATAEHGRAEFDRCVATTARAVATAVREPWPDPTHRP, encoded by the coding sequence GTGTCCGTACCGTCCGATTCCGACCTTGACCGCCCGGCGCTCGCCGCCGAACTCGGCGGCCCCGGCACCCCGGTCGCCTGGGCCGACCTGACCTGGCCGGAGGCCGGGCAGACCGCCACCGCCATCGACTCGGTGATCATCCCGGTCGGCGCCACCGAACAGCACGGCCCGCACCTGCCGCTCGCCGTCGACACGCTGATCTGCGACGCCGTCGCCCGCGACGTCTCCGCACTGACCGGCGTGCCGGTGGTGCCGCCGATCGGCTTCGGCGTGTCCGCCTCACACGGGGACTTCGCCGGCACCATCGCGCTGCGCCCGGAAACCCTGATCGCCGTCGTCGAGGACGTCATCGACTCGCTGCACGCCAGCGGCGTCCGGCAGTTCATCCTGCTCAACGGACACATCTGGAACTCTGGGTCGCTCGACGTCTCCGCCGAGAAACTACGGGTGCGTCACCGCGACTCGCGGGTGCGTGCCCTGGCCTACGTGACCATGTACCCGGGGCCGGAGGTCGACGGGCACGTCTACTACGGGCGTGGGCTGATGCACGCCAACTACTTCGAGACCTCGGTGATGCTGCACCTGTACCCGGACCTGGTCCGGATGGCGAAGGCCACCTCGCACCGCGACGTCGATTCCTTCTGGGACTACCGGATGGACCAGGTCAGCGACACCGGGGTGTGGGGCCGCGACGTCACCGACGCCACCGCCGAGCATGGTCGCGCCGAGTTCGACCGCTGCGTGGCCACCACCGCCAGAGCGGTCGCCACCGCCGTGCGCGAACCCTGGCCCGACCCGACCCACCGGCCCTGA
- a CDS encoding cyclase family protein, whose protein sequence is MKIYDITLPIHPKMLHWGRKPEVEIVESLANGDASNVTRWRLGAHTGTHVDAPAHFVDGATPIDEVALETLVGPAIVADLTGVDGDVTVEHLVAAGVAGAKRVLLKTANSAGPLRETERAESWVGLSPQAAGWLVEQQVALIGIDYLTIESHQRTDTWDAHHALLGSGVIILENADLDAVPPGEYELVCLPTKLVGADGAFARTILIARD, encoded by the coding sequence GTGAAGATCTACGACATCACCCTGCCGATCCACCCGAAGATGCTGCACTGGGGTCGCAAACCCGAAGTGGAGATCGTCGAGTCACTGGCCAACGGCGACGCCTCCAACGTCACCCGGTGGCGGCTCGGCGCGCACACCGGCACCCACGTCGACGCCCCCGCACACTTCGTCGACGGCGCCACCCCGATCGACGAGGTCGCCCTGGAGACCCTGGTCGGCCCGGCGATCGTCGCCGACCTGACCGGCGTCGACGGTGACGTCACCGTCGAGCATCTGGTCGCCGCCGGAGTGGCCGGTGCGAAACGGGTACTGCTCAAGACGGCCAACTCCGCCGGACCGCTGCGCGAGACCGAACGCGCCGAATCCTGGGTCGGGCTCTCCCCGCAGGCCGCCGGGTGGCTGGTCGAGCAGCAGGTCGCCCTGATCGGCATCGACTACCTGACCATCGAAAGCCATCAGCGCACCGACACCTGGGACGCCCACCACGCGCTACTCGGCTCCGGAGTGATCATCCTCGAGAACGCCGACCTGGACGCCGTACCACCGGGGGAGTACGAACTGGTCTGCCTGCCGACAAAGCTGGTCGGTGCCGACGGGGCGTTCGCCCGGACGATCCTGATCGCCCGCGACTGA
- a CDS encoding gamma-glutamyltransferase, with protein MPIDIALAAPHPAALAAAADAVAAGGGVVDAALAAAAALTVAYPHQCSAGGDLTALIRTPDGQVRAVLSIGAAAAGIDVDALRAAGDRMPPGGPLTVTVPGVVAGWAALADLGGQLPLARVLAPAVELAAGGVPVSPGLAAAILRRIDVVRADPGLAALLLDGGGTPLPAGAVLRQPALARTLGTIGADWRDYYQGELAEQFAAGLAALGSPLTAADLAAHTAELADPLRYAAAGSAVTWSVAPPPSQGATLLAMLAATTAGDLAAGRPADPAAALVTARRAEQRRDTLLGDPRMGPIDLDGLLLRADRPAGPTPPALPKPAGDTVAVTAVGSDGTAVTLIQSVFQTFGAGICEPGTGLVLHNRGSVFSLDPAHPGRLRPGARPPHTLCPAIATGPDRVLALGCQGGRAQPWILAQVAADALTTGDPGGLLARSRWVIGSRDVGQDQPSLLLEPDTPGADALRATAADLDLRVVQLPHRHDDAGHVQLARLTPAGLDAASDPRADGASTILRGS; from the coding sequence ATGCCGATCGACATCGCGCTCGCCGCACCGCACCCGGCCGCGCTGGCCGCCGCCGCCGACGCCGTCGCGGCCGGTGGCGGCGTGGTCGACGCCGCCCTCGCCGCCGCGGCCGCCCTCACCGTCGCCTACCCGCACCAGTGCTCCGCCGGTGGGGATCTGACCGCCCTGATCCGCACCCCCGACGGGCAGGTACGGGCGGTGCTGTCGATCGGCGCGGCAGCCGCGGGCATCGACGTCGACGCGCTGCGGGCAGCCGGCGACCGGATGCCGCCCGGCGGGCCGCTCACCGTCACCGTGCCCGGCGTCGTCGCCGGCTGGGCGGCGCTCGCCGACCTCGGCGGCCAGCTGCCGCTGGCCCGGGTGCTGGCACCGGCGGTCGAGTTGGCGGCCGGCGGCGTCCCGGTCAGTCCCGGACTGGCCGCCGCGATCCTGCGCCGCATCGACGTGGTCCGTGCCGACCCCGGCCTCGCCGCCCTGCTGCTCGACGGCGGCGGTACGCCGCTGCCGGCCGGTGCGGTGCTGCGCCAACCCGCGCTGGCCCGCACCCTCGGCACGATCGGCGCCGACTGGCGCGACTACTACCAGGGGGAACTCGCCGAGCAGTTCGCCGCCGGGCTGGCCGCCCTCGGCAGCCCGCTGACCGCCGCCGACCTCGCCGCACACACCGCCGAGCTGGCCGACCCACTGCGGTACGCCGCCGCCGGCTCCGCGGTCACCTGGTCGGTCGCCCCGCCGCCCAGCCAAGGGGCGACCCTGCTGGCCATGCTCGCCGCGACGACAGCCGGTGACCTGGCGGCGGGCCGGCCCGCCGACCCGGCCGCAGCGTTGGTCACCGCGCGGCGGGCCGAGCAGCGGCGGGACACCCTGCTCGGCGACCCCCGGATGGGCCCGATCGACCTCGACGGGCTGCTGCTGCGGGCCGACCGCCCGGCCGGGCCCACCCCGCCGGCGTTGCCGAAACCGGCCGGGGACACCGTCGCCGTCACCGCCGTCGGCAGCGACGGCACCGCCGTCACGCTCATCCAGAGCGTGTTCCAGACCTTCGGCGCCGGCATCTGCGAACCCGGCACCGGGCTGGTGCTGCACAACCGGGGATCGGTGTTCAGCCTCGACCCGGCCCACCCCGGCCGGCTGCGCCCCGGGGCCCGCCCGCCGCACACGCTCTGCCCGGCGATCGCCACCGGCCCGGACCGGGTGCTCGCCCTCGGCTGCCAGGGCGGCCGGGCCCAGCCGTGGATCCTCGCCCAGGTCGCCGCCGACGCGCTCACCACCGGCGACCCGGGCGGGCTGCTGGCCCGGTCCCGCTGGGTGATCGGCTCCCGCGACGTCGGCCAGGACCAGCCCAGCCTGCTCCTCGAACCCGACACCCCCGGCGCCGACGCGTTGCGGGCCACCGCCGCCGACCTCGACCTGCGGGTGGTGCAGTTGCCGCACCGGCACGACGACGCCGGGCACGTGCAGCTGGCCCGGCTCACCCCCGCCGGGCTCGACGCGGCCAGCGACCCCCGCGCCGACGGCGCCTCGACCATCCTGCGTGGCAGCTGA
- a CDS encoding oxidoreductase, whose amino-acid sequence MNPAQAAELLAGPYRLGPVELRSRILKAPTSTGAADAAGFAQPWHLEHYARVGRGSASTIVEFTAIDDVAARGFHGHLSIASDAHAAALTGIADRIAAAGGVPGLQLAHAGRQRTLPGESLAASAVPWPTIERRLGLRPRQITVDEIAEVVDNFGRSAARAAQSGFRIVEIQAANGYLLAGFLSPHTNRRTDDYGGDPARRRRILLEVVARCRAALPADVALTVRLSDRDHEPGGQDLAETAALVRDLAGTGQVDAVHVSSGNHETRVRQVPPAAVPPGAAWRSAGELRQIGLPVIACGGITDPVQAATLLRDGTADLVALGRAFLADPDWATKALAGAAGRIRPCVRGNDGCHARAALVSRPVACTVNPSLQLPPADTASRATARPTPAAPGAAVVVAGAGPAGLEAAHELAGRGHRVRLYTVGQLGGALRDAADSGVHDSFVPYLRWLTARLAASDVEVVDEPLHADDLTGEWAGLVVATGGVARAMSGAVPALDVLRGTVPLPTDGPVVVIGAGRTGTSTAAALARRGADVTLIGDTDRVLDTEPPDDPPTWTDLLASLGVRTVLGGRVMITKERQVQVNGEILQAGLIVAAVGREPRHDLYDAATAVAAGRPVLRCGDALNPGRLHDAVHAGARAARTMSAALVFRQVRP is encoded by the coding sequence ATGAACCCGGCACAAGCCGCCGAGCTGCTGGCCGGCCCGTACCGGCTCGGACCGGTCGAGTTGCGCTCCCGGATCCTGAAGGCTCCCACCTCGACCGGTGCCGCCGACGCGGCCGGGTTCGCCCAGCCGTGGCACCTGGAGCACTACGCGCGGGTCGGGCGGGGGAGCGCGTCGACGATCGTGGAGTTCACCGCGATCGACGACGTCGCCGCCCGGGGCTTCCACGGGCACCTCAGCATCGCCAGCGACGCCCATGCCGCCGCGCTGACGGGAATCGCCGACCGGATTGCCGCCGCCGGTGGGGTGCCGGGACTGCAGCTCGCGCACGCCGGCCGGCAGCGGACCCTGCCGGGGGAGTCGCTCGCCGCGTCGGCGGTGCCCTGGCCGACCATCGAACGCCGGCTCGGGCTGCGGCCCCGACAGATCACCGTCGACGAGATCGCCGAGGTCGTCGACAACTTCGGCCGGTCCGCCGCCCGCGCCGCGCAGTCCGGTTTCCGCATCGTGGAGATCCAGGCCGCCAACGGTTACCTGCTCGCCGGATTCCTCTCCCCGCACACCAACCGGCGCACCGACGACTACGGCGGCGACCCGGCCCGGCGACGGCGGATTCTGCTGGAGGTCGTCGCCCGCTGCCGGGCCGCGCTACCCGCCGATGTGGCGCTCACCGTACGGCTGTCCGACCGCGACCACGAACCCGGCGGCCAGGACCTCGCCGAGACCGCCGCGCTGGTGCGGGACCTGGCCGGCACCGGCCAGGTCGACGCGGTCCATGTCTCGTCCGGCAACCACGAGACCCGGGTACGCCAGGTGCCGCCGGCCGCCGTGCCGCCCGGTGCCGCCTGGAGGTCGGCGGGTGAACTGCGTCAGATCGGGCTACCCGTGATCGCCTGCGGTGGCATCACCGACCCGGTGCAGGCCGCGACGCTGCTCCGCGACGGCACCGCCGACCTGGTCGCGCTCGGCCGGGCCTTCCTCGCCGATCCCGACTGGGCCACGAAAGCCCTCGCCGGAGCCGCCGGCCGGATCCGCCCGTGCGTACGCGGCAACGACGGCTGCCACGCCCGCGCCGCGCTGGTCAGCCGGCCGGTCGCCTGCACCGTCAACCCGTCGCTGCAGCTGCCGCCCGCCGACACGGCATCGCGCGCCACGGCACGGCCCACCCCGGCGGCACCCGGTGCGGCGGTCGTCGTGGCCGGGGCCGGTCCGGCCGGGCTGGAGGCGGCCCACGAACTCGCCGGCCGTGGCCACCGGGTCCGGCTCTACACCGTCGGCCAGCTCGGCGGTGCCCTGCGTGACGCGGCGGACAGTGGAGTGCACGACAGCTTCGTCCCGTACCTGCGCTGGTTGACGGCCCGGCTCGCGGCCAGCGACGTCGAGGTCGTCGACGAGCCGCTGCACGCCGACGACCTGACCGGTGAGTGGGCCGGACTGGTGGTCGCCACCGGCGGCGTCGCACGGGCGATGTCCGGTGCGGTGCCCGCGCTCGACGTGCTGCGCGGCACGGTCCCGCTGCCCACCGACGGCCCGGTGGTGGTGATCGGTGCCGGCCGGACCGGCACCAGCACCGCCGCCGCGCTGGCCCGCCGGGGTGCCGACGTCACGCTGATCGGCGACACCGACCGGGTGCTCGACACCGAACCCCCCGACGACCCGCCGACCTGGACCGATCTGCTCGCCTCGCTCGGGGTGCGGACCGTACTCGGCGGCCGGGTCATGATCACCAAGGAGCGGCAGGTGCAGGTGAACGGCGAGATCCTCCAGGCCGGGCTGATCGTCGCGGCGGTCGGCCGCGAGCCCCGCCACGACCTGTACGACGCTGCCACGGCGGTGGCCGCCGGCCGACCGGTGCTGCGCTGCGGCGACGCGCTCAATCCGGGGCGGCTGCACGACGCCGTCCACGCCGGAGCCCGCGCCGCCCGCACCATGTCCGCTGCGCTCGTCTTCCGGCAGGTGCGGCCGTGA